The Mangifera indica cultivar Alphonso chromosome 8, CATAS_Mindica_2.1, whole genome shotgun sequence genome has a window encoding:
- the LOC123224525 gene encoding alpha-dioxygenase 1-like isoform X3, with protein MTLLDKFLFLIVHSIDKRGMWHRLPVFLGLFYLELRRHLNQRYNLFHVGKTPIGDTFRPEDFPYRTEDGEFNDPMNAITGSQGTFFGRNILPVDQEKEWYCKQLLKPDPMVVATKLLARRSFVDTGKQFNMIATSWIQFMIHDWIDHMEDTNQMELKAPAEIASQCPLKTFKFYKTKEELTESDSEIKRGHINIRTPWWDGSSIYGNNAEGLKRVRTYKDGKLKLSEDGLLLHDDNGISVTGDVRNSWAGVSTLQALFVKEHNAVCDALKKEYPHFDDKELYRHARLITSAVIAKIHTIDWTVELLKSNTLLAGMRANWYGLLGKKFKDKFGHVGGSILSGLVGLKKPQYHGVPYSLTEEFVSVYRLHSLLPDEFEVRDLKAEPVANKCLPVILKIPMANMVGLKGENFLSGIGFEKQIVSMGHQASGALELWNYPVWMRDLIVQNVDGKDRVDHVDMIALEVYRDRERKVARYNQFRRALLLLPISKWEDLTDDQEKVQVLREVYGDDVEELDLLVGLMAEKKIKGFAISETAFVIFLVMASRRLEADRFFTSYFNEKTYTAKGLQWVNNTESLKDVLDRHYPEITKKWMNSTSAFSVWDSPPNAHNPIPLYLRMPY; from the exons ATGACTCTCCTCGATAAATTTCTCTTCCTT ATTGTGCATTCCATTGATAAGCGGGGAATGTGGCATCGTTTACCAGTGTTCTTAGGCCTATTTTATCTTGAACTACGTCGACACCTCAACCAGCGCTATAACTTGTTCCACGTCGGTAAAACTCCAATCGGTGATACGTTCCGTCCTGAGGATTTTCCTTACAGGACGGAAGATGGAGAATTTAATGATCCCATGAATGCAATAACCGGCAGCCAAGGAACTTTCTTTGGCAGGAATATTCTCCCCGTTGATCAGGAAAAAGag TGGTATTGTAAACAA CTACTTAAACCAGATCCAATGGTGGTCGCCACGAAACTTCTAGCAAGAAGAAGTTTCGTAGACACAGGAAAGCAGTTCAACATGATAGCAACTTCTTGGATCCAGTTTATGATACATGATTGGATTGACCACATGGAGGATACCAATCAG ATGGAGCTGAAAGCACCCGCTGAAATTGCGAGTCAATGCCCTCTTAAAACTTTCAAGTTCTACAAGACAAAGGAAGAACTAACCGAATCTGATTCTGAAATCAAAAGAGGTCATATAAATATTCGAACACCTTGGTG GGATGGAAGTTCTATATACGGAAACAACGCAGAGGGATTGAAAAGAGTGAGGACTTACAAAGACGGGAAGCTTAAATTATCAGAAGATGGTCTTCTTCTTCACGACGATAATGGAATTTCTGTGACAGGAGATGTTCGCAATAGCTGGGCAGGTGTCTCAACATTGCAGGCTCTATTCGTTAAAGAACACAATGCAGTTTGTGACGCCCTCAAG AAAGAATATCCTCATTTTGACGATAAAGAGCTTTATCGTCATGCTAGGCTAATAACTTCGGCTGTAATTGCAAAGATCCATACAATTGATTGGACAGTGGAGCTCCTCAAAAGTAATACTCTACTTGCCGGGATGCGAGCAAACTG GTATGGATTATTGGGGAAGAAATTTAAGGACAAATTTGGACATGTTGGGGGATCCATATTAAGTGGATTGGTTGGCTTAAAGAAGCCTCAATATCACGGTGTTCCATATTCATTGACGGAGGAGTTTGTCAGCGTCTATCGCCTCCACTCTCTTCTACCAGATGAATTTGAAGTCAGGGATCTCAAGGCTGAACCAGTAGCAAACAAGTGTCTACCCGTGATTTTAAA GATACCAATGGCAAATATGGTTGGGCTTAAgggagaaaattttttatcaggAATTGGATTCGAAAAGCAAATTGTTTCAATGGGTCACCAAGCTTCTGGCGCCTTAGAGCTTTGGAACTATCCTGTGTGGATGAGGGACCTTATAGTACAAAATGTGGACGGCAAAGACAGGGTTGATCACGTGGACATGATAGCTCTTGAAG TTTACAGGGACAGGGAGAGAAAAGTTGCGAGGTACAATCAATTCCGCAGAGCCTTATTATTGCTTCCCATCTCCAAATGGGAAGATCTAACAGATGATCAGGAAAAGGTTCAAGTTCTCCGTGAAGTTTATGGCGATGATGTTGAAGAGCTTGATCTGCTAGTAGGCCTCATGGCCGAGAAAAAGATCAAGGGTTTCGCCATTAGTGAGACTGCATTCGTAATTTTCCTGGTGATGGCTTCCag GAGACTTGAAGCTGACAGATTTTTTACAAGCTATTTCAATGAAAAAACATATACTGCGAAAGGATTGCAATGGGTGAATAACACAGAGAGCCTTAAAGATGTATTAGACCGCCATTATCCGGAAATTACAAAGAAATGGATGAACTCAACAAGCGCATTTTCTGTTTGGGACTCACCACCAAATGCCCACAATCCTATCCCTCTCTACCTTCGTATGCCATATTGA
- the LOC123224525 gene encoding alpha-dioxygenase 1-like isoform X1, whose protein sequence is MLLAFIRSLFLSSLHHFIRKDFHEIVSRMTLLDKFLFLIVHSIDKRGMWHRLPVFLGLFYLELRRHLNQRYNLFHVGKTPIGDTFRPEDFPYRTEDGEFNDPMNAITGSQGTFFGRNILPVDQEKELLKPDPMVVATKLLARRSFVDTGKQFNMIATSWIQFMIHDWIDHMEDTNQMELKAPAEIASQCPLKTFKFYKTKEELTESDSEIKRGHINIRTPWWDGSSIYGNNAEGLKRVRTYKDGKLKLSEDGLLLHDDNGISVTGDVRNSWAGVSTLQALFVKEHNAVCDALKKEYPHFDDKELYRHARLITSAVIAKIHTIDWTVELLKSNTLLAGMRANWYGLLGKKFKDKFGHVGGSILSGLVGLKKPQYHGVPYSLTEEFVSVYRLHSLLPDEFEVRDLKAEPVANKCLPVILKIPMANMVGLKGENFLSGIGFEKQIVSMGHQASGALELWNYPVWMRDLIVQNVDGKDRVDHVDMIALEVYRDRERKVARYNQFRRALLLLPISKWEDLTDDQEKVQVLREVYGDDVEELDLLVGLMAEKKIKGFAISETAFVIFLVMASRRLEADRFFTSYFNEKTYTAKGLQWVNNTESLKDVLDRHYPEITKKWMNSTSAFSVWDSPPNAHNPIPLYLRMPY, encoded by the exons ATGCTTCTAGCTTTCATCAGGTCTCTCTTCTTGTCGTCTCTGCATCATTTCATACGCAAAGACTTCCATGAGATTGTCTCCCGAATGACTCTCCTCGATAAATTTCTCTTCCTT ATTGTGCATTCCATTGATAAGCGGGGAATGTGGCATCGTTTACCAGTGTTCTTAGGCCTATTTTATCTTGAACTACGTCGACACCTCAACCAGCGCTATAACTTGTTCCACGTCGGTAAAACTCCAATCGGTGATACGTTCCGTCCTGAGGATTTTCCTTACAGGACGGAAGATGGAGAATTTAATGATCCCATGAATGCAATAACCGGCAGCCAAGGAACTTTCTTTGGCAGGAATATTCTCCCCGTTGATCAGGAAAAAGag CTACTTAAACCAGATCCAATGGTGGTCGCCACGAAACTTCTAGCAAGAAGAAGTTTCGTAGACACAGGAAAGCAGTTCAACATGATAGCAACTTCTTGGATCCAGTTTATGATACATGATTGGATTGACCACATGGAGGATACCAATCAG ATGGAGCTGAAAGCACCCGCTGAAATTGCGAGTCAATGCCCTCTTAAAACTTTCAAGTTCTACAAGACAAAGGAAGAACTAACCGAATCTGATTCTGAAATCAAAAGAGGTCATATAAATATTCGAACACCTTGGTG GGATGGAAGTTCTATATACGGAAACAACGCAGAGGGATTGAAAAGAGTGAGGACTTACAAAGACGGGAAGCTTAAATTATCAGAAGATGGTCTTCTTCTTCACGACGATAATGGAATTTCTGTGACAGGAGATGTTCGCAATAGCTGGGCAGGTGTCTCAACATTGCAGGCTCTATTCGTTAAAGAACACAATGCAGTTTGTGACGCCCTCAAG AAAGAATATCCTCATTTTGACGATAAAGAGCTTTATCGTCATGCTAGGCTAATAACTTCGGCTGTAATTGCAAAGATCCATACAATTGATTGGACAGTGGAGCTCCTCAAAAGTAATACTCTACTTGCCGGGATGCGAGCAAACTG GTATGGATTATTGGGGAAGAAATTTAAGGACAAATTTGGACATGTTGGGGGATCCATATTAAGTGGATTGGTTGGCTTAAAGAAGCCTCAATATCACGGTGTTCCATATTCATTGACGGAGGAGTTTGTCAGCGTCTATCGCCTCCACTCTCTTCTACCAGATGAATTTGAAGTCAGGGATCTCAAGGCTGAACCAGTAGCAAACAAGTGTCTACCCGTGATTTTAAA GATACCAATGGCAAATATGGTTGGGCTTAAgggagaaaattttttatcaggAATTGGATTCGAAAAGCAAATTGTTTCAATGGGTCACCAAGCTTCTGGCGCCTTAGAGCTTTGGAACTATCCTGTGTGGATGAGGGACCTTATAGTACAAAATGTGGACGGCAAAGACAGGGTTGATCACGTGGACATGATAGCTCTTGAAG TTTACAGGGACAGGGAGAGAAAAGTTGCGAGGTACAATCAATTCCGCAGAGCCTTATTATTGCTTCCCATCTCCAAATGGGAAGATCTAACAGATGATCAGGAAAAGGTTCAAGTTCTCCGTGAAGTTTATGGCGATGATGTTGAAGAGCTTGATCTGCTAGTAGGCCTCATGGCCGAGAAAAAGATCAAGGGTTTCGCCATTAGTGAGACTGCATTCGTAATTTTCCTGGTGATGGCTTCCag GAGACTTGAAGCTGACAGATTTTTTACAAGCTATTTCAATGAAAAAACATATACTGCGAAAGGATTGCAATGGGTGAATAACACAGAGAGCCTTAAAGATGTATTAGACCGCCATTATCCGGAAATTACAAAGAAATGGATGAACTCAACAAGCGCATTTTCTGTTTGGGACTCACCACCAAATGCCCACAATCCTATCCCTCTCTACCTTCGTATGCCATATTGA
- the LOC123224525 gene encoding alpha-dioxygenase 1-like isoform X2 produces the protein MTLLDKFLFLIVHSIDKRGMWHRLPVFLGLFYLELRRHLNQRYNLFHVGKTPIEFNDPMNAITGSQGTFFGRNILPVDQEKELLKPDPMVVATKLLARRSFVDTGKQFNMIATSWIQFMIHDWIDHMEDTNQMELKAPAEIASQCPLKTFKFYKTKEELTESDSEIKRGHINIRTPWWDGSSIYGNNAEGLKRVRTYKDGKLKLSEDGLLLHDDNGISVTGDVRNSWAGVSTLQALFVKEHNAVCDALKKEYPHFDDKELYRHARLITSAVIAKIHTIDWTVELLKSNTLLAGMRANWYGLLGKKFKDKFGHVGGSILSGLVGLKKPQYHGVPYSLTEEFVSVYRLHSLLPDEFEVRDLKAEPVANKCLPVILKIPMANMVGLKGENFLSGIGFEKQIVSMGHQASGALELWNYPVWMRDLIVQNVDGKDRVDHVDMIALEVYRDRERKVARYNQFRRALLLLPISKWEDLTDDQEKVQVLREVYGDDVEELDLLVGLMAEKKIKGFAISETAFVIFLVMASRRLEADRFFTSYFNEKTYTAKGLQWVNNTESLKDVLDRHYPEITKKWMNSTSAFSVWDSPPNAHNPIPLYLRMPY, from the exons ATGACTCTCCTCGATAAATTTCTCTTCCTT ATTGTGCATTCCATTGATAAGCGGGGAATGTGGCATCGTTTACCAGTGTTCTTAGGCCTATTTTATCTTGAACTACGTCGACACCTCAACCAGCGCTATAACTTGTTCCACGTCGGTAAAACTCCAATCG AATTTAATGATCCCATGAATGCAATAACCGGCAGCCAAGGAACTTTCTTTGGCAGGAATATTCTCCCCGTTGATCAGGAAAAAGag CTACTTAAACCAGATCCAATGGTGGTCGCCACGAAACTTCTAGCAAGAAGAAGTTTCGTAGACACAGGAAAGCAGTTCAACATGATAGCAACTTCTTGGATCCAGTTTATGATACATGATTGGATTGACCACATGGAGGATACCAATCAG ATGGAGCTGAAAGCACCCGCTGAAATTGCGAGTCAATGCCCTCTTAAAACTTTCAAGTTCTACAAGACAAAGGAAGAACTAACCGAATCTGATTCTGAAATCAAAAGAGGTCATATAAATATTCGAACACCTTGGTG GGATGGAAGTTCTATATACGGAAACAACGCAGAGGGATTGAAAAGAGTGAGGACTTACAAAGACGGGAAGCTTAAATTATCAGAAGATGGTCTTCTTCTTCACGACGATAATGGAATTTCTGTGACAGGAGATGTTCGCAATAGCTGGGCAGGTGTCTCAACATTGCAGGCTCTATTCGTTAAAGAACACAATGCAGTTTGTGACGCCCTCAAG AAAGAATATCCTCATTTTGACGATAAAGAGCTTTATCGTCATGCTAGGCTAATAACTTCGGCTGTAATTGCAAAGATCCATACAATTGATTGGACAGTGGAGCTCCTCAAAAGTAATACTCTACTTGCCGGGATGCGAGCAAACTG GTATGGATTATTGGGGAAGAAATTTAAGGACAAATTTGGACATGTTGGGGGATCCATATTAAGTGGATTGGTTGGCTTAAAGAAGCCTCAATATCACGGTGTTCCATATTCATTGACGGAGGAGTTTGTCAGCGTCTATCGCCTCCACTCTCTTCTACCAGATGAATTTGAAGTCAGGGATCTCAAGGCTGAACCAGTAGCAAACAAGTGTCTACCCGTGATTTTAAA GATACCAATGGCAAATATGGTTGGGCTTAAgggagaaaattttttatcaggAATTGGATTCGAAAAGCAAATTGTTTCAATGGGTCACCAAGCTTCTGGCGCCTTAGAGCTTTGGAACTATCCTGTGTGGATGAGGGACCTTATAGTACAAAATGTGGACGGCAAAGACAGGGTTGATCACGTGGACATGATAGCTCTTGAAG TTTACAGGGACAGGGAGAGAAAAGTTGCGAGGTACAATCAATTCCGCAGAGCCTTATTATTGCTTCCCATCTCCAAATGGGAAGATCTAACAGATGATCAGGAAAAGGTTCAAGTTCTCCGTGAAGTTTATGGCGATGATGTTGAAGAGCTTGATCTGCTAGTAGGCCTCATGGCCGAGAAAAAGATCAAGGGTTTCGCCATTAGTGAGACTGCATTCGTAATTTTCCTGGTGATGGCTTCCag GAGACTTGAAGCTGACAGATTTTTTACAAGCTATTTCAATGAAAAAACATATACTGCGAAAGGATTGCAATGGGTGAATAACACAGAGAGCCTTAAAGATGTATTAGACCGCCATTATCCGGAAATTACAAAGAAATGGATGAACTCAACAAGCGCATTTTCTGTTTGGGACTCACCACCAAATGCCCACAATCCTATCCCTCTCTACCTTCGTATGCCATATTGA